From the genome of Candidatus Cloacimonadota bacterium:
ATTTTTTATCTCCTTTTTCATACAATTACCATCGCTTTGATATATGGAAGCATCACTGTTTTAACCTTACATTTGATGGCATATTCATGAAGCTTGGGAATATCCGCATCCTTGCGTTTCAGGTAATTCTTTAGCCCTTCCAGTGGAAGATCTTCTCCCAGTTTATTGCGGTAACGAAACATATCGCAAATCGTCTTTTCTGCATTGTATATCTTAAAATTGCCTGACATTGTTTTCTTTTCTTCAATTCCAAAAGAGTAGAGACTCTCCGGAAAATAGTAAACTTTTATCGGTGGATAATCAAGACTGAATTTATCGGTATTCATGGGAA
Proteins encoded in this window:
- a CDS encoding Abortive infection protein AbiEi; translation: MKNIEAFFKNHQGYARMKDLKDQSFHTRDIAKAVENGIIEKIKPGLYKLIDFTWDEHSGFVDIAKAKGSAIICLTSALSYHNLSTINPGTITVAVPMNTDKFSLDYPPIKVYYFPESLYSFGIEEKKTMSGNFKIYNAEKTICDMFRYRNKLGEDLPLEGLKNYLKRKDADIPKLHEYAIKCKVKTVMLPYIKAMVIV